The Streptomyces fungicidicus nucleotide sequence AGTACACGCGCGCCGAGTCGTTCGACGAGATGCGCCACGCCGAGGTGCTCACCGACCGCATCCTGCTGATCGACGGCCTGCCGAACTACCAGCGGCTGTTCCACGTCCGGGTCGGCCAGACGGTGACCGAGATGTTCCAGGCGGACCGCGAGGTCGAACTCGAGGCGATCGACCGGCTGCGCCGCGGGGTGGACGTCATGCGCACCAAGGGCGACATCACGTCGGCCAACATCTTCGAGGCGATCCTGGCCGACGAGGAGCACCACATCGACTACCTGGAGACCCAGCTGGACCTGATCGAGAAGCTGGGCGAGTCGCTGTACCTGTCGACGGTCGTCGAGCAGTCCCAGCCCGACCCGTCGGGCCCGGGGACCAGCGGCTTCTCGACGCGGTAGCGGAAGGGGCTAGGCGGCCTTCGGGAGCTCCGCCGTGAGCGG carries:
- the bfr gene encoding bacterioferritin, with product MQGDPEVIEFLNEQLTAELTAINQYFLHSKLQDHKGWTKLAEYTRAESFDEMRHAEVLTDRILLIDGLPNYQRLFHVRVGQTVTEMFQADREVELEAIDRLRRGVDVMRTKGDITSANIFEAILADEEHHIDYLETQLDLIEKLGESLYLSTVVEQSQPDPSGPGTSGFSTR